ACCTCTACTAGACAAGTCCACACCGCTTCATCTCTATTTCCTCAAGCGCAGCTCCCTACatccctcgcctcctctaACTGGTCAAGCTACTTATTTGGTCGTCAAAATGCGCGTTAGaacgcttctgctgctgtgcctggCAGCAGCTGTTCTGAACGTTCTTGTCGCGCTCCCATCGCAAGCTGTGCcagccacggcggcggaTTGCCTTGATCTCGGATTCGAGAAGGATACGGTACGCTGCAGCATGTGCTCCACGTTGTTCCTCATGACGCAAAACACCGAACTGCGGCAAGAGTGCgaacgctgctgcactgctgcagagGGTGACGCGGCTGATGATGTCACCTACGTGTCGGGCCGAATCGAGCTCCGCAATATTGCCCATGTGATGGAATCGTGGGAGGTGAACTCGCTCACCATCTTTAAGCGCAAGTACAAGTCGGAGCCCTACTTCAAGCATCTCTCCTTTGTGGAGAAATCTTCATTGCTGTTTCCGCAAGTAGTACTCGTCGGCAGCGATCCCCAAGATGTATTGACACTCCAAATCGCAGGGTGGCCCCCCGAGACCATCCACGATCTCTTCAGGAAGAAGATTCAAGTGAAGTagccgcgctgctgttgtaCCTCTGTGTGCATGCAGCGGCTCTGCTAGCCTGAAGAAGATCCGCGTGCTCTGGAAGACATCTGGGGAGAGCCGGTCATCACCCACACTCTTGTGCTTgacgccttctcctctccgcccACCCACAGACCTCATCTCCCCACTCCTTGAAAAGGACCTGAGAAA
This portion of the Leishmania panamensis strain MHOM/PA/94/PSC-1 chromosome 27 sequence genome encodes:
- a CDS encoding hypothetical protein (TriTrypDB/GeneDB-style sysID: LpmP.27.0870) → MCSTLFLMTQNTELRQECERCCTAAEGDAADDVTYVSGRIELRNIAHVMESWEVNSLTIFKRKYKSEPYFKHLSFVEKSSLLFPQVVLVGSDPQDVLTLQIAGWPPETIHDLFRKKIQVK